One part of the Lycium ferocissimum isolate CSIRO_LF1 chromosome 8, AGI_CSIRO_Lferr_CH_V1, whole genome shotgun sequence genome encodes these proteins:
- the LOC132066944 gene encoding ras-related protein RABH1e-like encodes MAAVSPLAKYKLVFLGDQSVGKTSIITRFMYDKFDTTYQATIGIDFLSKTMYLEDRTVRLQLWDTAGQERFRSLIPSYIRDSSVAVIVYDVANRQSFLNTSKWIEEVRTERGTDVIIVLVGNKTDLVEKRQVSIEEGETKAREFNVMFIETSAKAGFNIKPLFRKIAAALPGMETLSSTKNEDMVDVNLKPTTSSSHAEQQGGGCAC; translated from the exons ATGGCGGCTGTATCGCCATTAGCAAAGTACAAACTGGTGTTTTTGGGTGATCAATCTGTTGGAAAAACTAGCATCATTACTCGCTTCATGTACGATAAATTCGACACAACATACCAG GCTACCATTGGTATTGATTTTTTGTCGAAGACAATGTACCTTGAAGATCGAACAGTTCGTTTGCAGCTCTG GGACACTGCTGGTCAAGAGAGATTTAGGAGTCTTATTCCGAGCTACATTAGAGATTCTTCTGTCGCCGTAATTGTGTATGATGTTGCCA ACCGTCAATCATTTCTAAACACTTCAAAGTGGATTGAGGAAGTACGTACTGAACGGGGAACTGATGTCATTATCGTTCTTGTTGGGAACAAAACTGATCTTGTTGAGAAAAG GCAAGTATCCATCGAAGAAGGAGAAACCAAGGCTCGTGAATTTAACGTAATGTTTATAGAAACCAGTGCTAAAGCTGGATTCAACATCAAG CCTCTGTTCCGAAAGATTGCTGCTGCTTTACCGGGAATGGAAACCCTTTCGTCCACAAAGAATGAAGATATGGTGGATGTGAATTTGAAGCCTACCACAAGTTCATCTCATGCAGAGCAGCAAGGTGGAGGTTGCGCGTGCTAG